The Natronoglycomyces albus genome has a segment encoding these proteins:
- a CDS encoding amidohydrolase family protein: protein MSATTPEEATPLHLRVVWLPDDEVRDIYLLGDYLSFEPIPGATTIVDRGFALPGLVDAHCHIGIRRGAIPIENLDQARELARTDRDAGVLAIRDAGSPFPYPELEHESDLPRLIRAGQHIAASRRYLRGLGLECEPHEVVAAAAREAKAGSGWVKLVGDWIDRGRGDLAPSFEAEVLESAIKAAQAEGAKVAVHTFSAEAVRIVVEAGADSVEHGTGLSTDLLDEMARRGTALVPTMINIETFDDIAAQADEKFPTYADHMRDLKAGFAQVVGAAVDAGVDVYVGTDAGGGIDHGLAAEEMNLLHHKAGMSATDVLAAASWKARDWLGLPAHLGDVVVYADDPRLDLDVVRHPQRIILRGRIIL, encoded by the coding sequence ATGTCCGCAACTACGCCCGAAGAGGCGACCCCCCTACACCTGCGAGTCGTCTGGTTGCCCGACGATGAGGTTCGCGATATTTACCTCCTGGGCGACTATCTGTCGTTCGAGCCGATTCCCGGGGCCACAACAATCGTCGATCGGGGTTTCGCGTTGCCCGGTCTCGTCGATGCCCACTGTCATATCGGCATCCGGCGGGGGGCGATCCCCATCGAAAACCTTGACCAGGCCCGCGAGTTGGCCCGCACCGACCGTGATGCGGGAGTCCTAGCCATTCGCGATGCCGGTTCGCCCTTTCCCTATCCGGAGTTGGAACACGAGAGCGACTTGCCGCGCCTCATCCGAGCCGGACAGCACATTGCCGCCTCGCGGCGTTACTTGCGTGGGCTTGGCCTTGAATGTGAGCCACACGAGGTTGTGGCCGCCGCCGCTCGCGAGGCAAAGGCTGGCTCGGGATGGGTCAAGCTGGTCGGTGACTGGATTGATCGAGGACGGGGAGACCTGGCCCCCAGTTTCGAGGCCGAGGTCCTCGAAAGCGCCATCAAGGCGGCGCAAGCCGAGGGAGCGAAGGTCGCGGTGCATACCTTCAGCGCCGAAGCGGTACGCATAGTGGTCGAAGCTGGGGCCGATTCGGTGGAGCACGGTACCGGCTTGTCGACTGATTTGCTCGATGAGATGGCCCGCCGTGGCACCGCCTTGGTCCCCACCATGATCAATATCGAGACTTTCGACGATATCGCCGCCCAGGCGGATGAGAAGTTCCCCACCTACGCCGACCACATGCGTGACCTCAAGGCTGGCTTTGCCCAGGTAGTGGGAGCGGCCGTCGACGCTGGGGTTGATGTCTACGTCGGCACTGACGCGGGAGGCGGCATCGACCACGGCCTAGCGGCGGAGGAAATGAACCTGCTTCATCACAAGGCCGGAATGTCGGCCACGGACGTGCTAGCCGCGGCCTCTTGGAAGGCGCGCGACTGGTTGGGGCTGCCCGCCCACTTGGGCGATGTGGTCGTCTATGCGGACGATCCCCGTCTTGACCTTGATGTGGTGCGTCACCCGCAGCGCATCATCTTGCGGGGGCGAATTATTCTCTGA
- a CDS encoding DUF4190 domain-containing protein — translation MTYPPPPSPGQQPGGPDPYSQPGGYDPYGQQPPGGNDPYSQPQYGQPPSMSPYQGQPAMGPGYQGHPNLVPKNGLCRTGLVLGIASVALFVLPFLLQDLAVLMLISPVAAIAAIVFSSIGLSQTKNGKADAKGAAIAGLVLGIVALVAAICLFSLAVFIIESLRSAY, via the coding sequence GTGACATACCCGCCGCCCCCTTCCCCTGGCCAACAACCCGGTGGCCCTGATCCATACAGCCAACCGGGGGGCTATGACCCCTATGGGCAGCAGCCGCCTGGAGGGAATGACCCGTACAGCCAGCCACAGTACGGGCAACCGCCTTCGATGTCGCCCTACCAGGGGCAGCCTGCGATGGGTCCTGGCTACCAAGGGCACCCGAACCTGGTGCCCAAGAACGGCTTGTGTCGAACCGGTCTAGTCCTCGGTATCGCCAGTGTGGCGTTGTTTGTGTTGCCGTTCTTGTTGCAAGACCTGGCTGTGCTGATGCTGATTTCTCCGGTGGCGGCCATCGCGGCGATTGTCTTCAGTTCCATTGGCTTGTCGCAGACGAAGAACGGAAAGGCTGACGCCAAGGGGGCGGCCATCGCGGGCTTGGTGCTTGGCATCGTGGCGCTGGTGGCCGCGATCTGCTTGTTCTCCTTGGCCGTATTCATCATCGAAAGCCTCAGGTCCGCATACTAG
- a CDS encoding HAD-IC family P-type ATPase gives METPVLEKASGLTAEEVKERQATGRVNETKRRTSRPISAILRGNFFTFFNLLIGTLCALAVIFGGWKQGLFGLVIVCNIAIGCIQEFRAKRTLDKLALVNQSKAHVIREGNRIAIAPEEIVADDLISVSPGDRLVVDGPATESHGLELDESLLTGEADPVAKGHGDWMQSGSFVVAGSGTYRAEKIGTDSYASRLVEEASEFNLAHSELRTGIDRFIKIIAWLVAPVTILLIASQSIDQASISETIVRTVAGIVPMIPDGLVLLTSIAFAVGVVRLGNRQCLVQELPAIEGLARTDVLCLDKTGTLTEGGMDVHDIRLLDEAPGDAEEAMAALVGLAQADTSPNPTMSAVSAHLAEHGPASPRWQCAEAMPFSSARKWSGIRFDSHGTWVLGAPELLLEPDDPALEEADQLAQQGYRVLVLASAASASTSGGVTSATSRALVILKQRLRTSARTTLEYFRSQHVDVKIISGDNPVAVGAVAAQLNVDGADQPVDARDLPTDEEELGKILDERSVFGRVSPQQKRHFVAALQRRGHTVAMTGDGVNDVLALKDADLGIAMGSGSPAARSVAKVVLLNDEFSTLPHIVAEGRRVLGNIERVSNLFLTKTVYAICLALMVGVGAVITALLDSEQLPYPFMPLHITLIGSLTIGIPAFFLAMAATSDRARPGFVLRVLKFAIPAGIVAAGSTFAVYLLVLERGSSLPSAQTTASITLFSVALAVLVLVARPYTWWRLLLILSCGAAFALALLTPLGSRFFELELPGMWYVAAAAVAAAAAIMTLFSWLVVRPRKVR, from the coding sequence GTGGAAACCCCTGTGCTGGAAAAAGCCTCCGGTCTTACCGCCGAGGAAGTCAAGGAGCGCCAAGCCACCGGGCGGGTCAACGAGACCAAAAGGCGCACCTCACGGCCCATCTCCGCGATCCTGCGTGGGAATTTCTTCACCTTCTTCAACCTCCTCATCGGCACATTGTGTGCCCTAGCGGTGATATTCGGCGGCTGGAAACAGGGACTTTTCGGACTCGTCATCGTCTGCAATATCGCCATCGGCTGTATTCAAGAGTTCCGAGCCAAACGCACCCTGGACAAACTCGCGCTCGTCAATCAGTCAAAAGCCCACGTCATCCGGGAGGGCAACCGCATAGCCATCGCCCCCGAGGAGATCGTCGCCGACGACCTCATTTCCGTCTCCCCCGGTGATCGACTAGTCGTTGACGGTCCCGCGACCGAATCTCACGGCCTGGAACTCGATGAATCCCTCCTCACCGGCGAGGCCGATCCAGTCGCCAAAGGCCACGGCGACTGGATGCAGTCGGGCTCCTTCGTCGTAGCTGGGTCGGGCACCTACCGAGCCGAAAAAATCGGCACCGACTCCTATGCTTCCCGACTGGTCGAAGAAGCCAGCGAATTCAACCTCGCCCATTCGGAACTACGCACCGGTATCGATCGATTCATCAAAATCATCGCCTGGCTAGTCGCCCCCGTCACCATTCTTCTCATCGCCAGCCAGTCGATCGACCAGGCCAGCATCTCCGAGACCATCGTTCGGACCGTCGCCGGCATCGTCCCCATGATTCCCGACGGCCTGGTCCTCCTCACTTCCATCGCCTTCGCCGTCGGAGTGGTCCGGCTGGGCAACCGCCAATGCCTAGTCCAGGAACTTCCAGCGATCGAAGGCCTCGCCCGCACCGACGTACTGTGCCTAGACAAAACCGGGACCCTCACTGAGGGCGGCATGGACGTACACGACATCCGACTCCTCGATGAGGCCCCAGGCGACGCCGAAGAAGCCATGGCCGCGCTCGTCGGCCTCGCTCAAGCCGACACCAGCCCCAACCCCACCATGTCCGCCGTATCGGCCCATCTGGCCGAACACGGCCCCGCGAGCCCCCGCTGGCAATGTGCCGAAGCCATGCCGTTCTCCTCAGCCCGCAAATGGAGCGGAATCCGTTTCGACAGCCACGGAACCTGGGTTCTCGGAGCCCCCGAACTTCTGCTGGAGCCAGACGACCCCGCGCTAGAGGAAGCCGACCAGCTCGCACAACAGGGATATCGAGTCCTCGTCCTCGCCTCCGCGGCCTCCGCCTCCACCAGTGGCGGCGTCACCAGCGCCACATCTCGGGCACTGGTGATCCTCAAACAACGACTGCGTACCAGCGCCCGCACCACCTTGGAATACTTCCGCAGCCAACACGTCGACGTCAAAATCATCTCCGGCGACAACCCCGTCGCCGTGGGAGCCGTCGCGGCTCAACTCAACGTCGACGGCGCGGACCAGCCCGTCGACGCCCGCGACCTACCCACCGACGAAGAAGAACTAGGCAAGATACTCGACGAACGGTCGGTCTTTGGACGCGTCTCCCCACAGCAAAAACGCCACTTCGTCGCCGCCTTGCAAAGGCGCGGACACACTGTGGCCATGACCGGCGACGGCGTCAACGACGTCCTCGCCCTCAAAGACGCCGACCTCGGGATCGCGATGGGCTCAGGTTCCCCCGCCGCCCGGTCAGTGGCAAAAGTCGTGCTCCTCAACGACGAATTCTCCACCCTGCCCCACATCGTCGCCGAAGGCCGCCGGGTACTGGGCAATATCGAACGAGTCTCGAATCTCTTCCTCACCAAGACCGTCTACGCGATATGTCTGGCGCTCATGGTGGGAGTCGGGGCCGTCATCACCGCGCTACTGGACTCCGAGCAGCTGCCCTATCCGTTCATGCCTTTGCACATCACGCTCATCGGGTCCCTCACCATCGGCATTCCCGCGTTCTTCCTAGCCATGGCCGCGACCTCCGACCGAGCTAGACCAGGGTTCGTGCTGCGCGTACTAAAGTTCGCCATTCCGGCGGGAATCGTCGCCGCCGGGTCCACCTTCGCCGTCTACCTGCTGGTACTCGAACGCGGCAGTAGCCTGCCCAGTGCGCAGACGACGGCATCCATCACCCTGTTCTCGGTTGCGTTGGCCGTGCTGGTGCTCGTGGCTCGGCCCTACACATGGTGGAGGCTGCTGCTGATCCTCTCCTGCGGCGCGGCCTTCGCGCTGGCGTTGCTGACGCCGCTGGGGAGCCGATTCTTTGAACTGGAGCTGCCCGGCATGTGGTATGTCGCCGCTGCGGCGGTGGCTGCGGCAGCGGCCATCATGACCCTGTTCAGCTGGCTCGTGGTGCGACCACGCAAGGTCCGCTGA
- the proS gene encoding proline--tRNA ligase — MARVLTLQGEDFPRWYQDVVAKAELAENGPAKGQQVIRPAGFALWERMVEEVDARIKSTDTDNASFPLLIPQSYLSREAEHVEGFAPECWTVTHAGGKELEEHLVVRPTSETVIGEYMAKWVKSYRDLPLKLNQWANVMRYEMRTRLFLRSSEFLWQEGHTVHESYEDAHEFTLHILHEVYRDFMENVLALPILAGIKTVEERFAGALNTFTCEAIMRDHKALQMGTSHELGQNFAKAFGIQYLGSDGKQHHGWTTSWGTSTRMVGGLIMGHGDDAGLRVPPKLAPIQAYVMVVKDDAATVEAAEKIHAELKAAGIRSRLDKRGDVAFGRRAVDAELKGYPVRVEIGPRDLAKNEVTIARRIGEVGKTSVSIDGVSKAVAEALELGQQALFDEAQARLDSCTKEVSTLAEAIEAAQSGVAKVPWDLVGVEGEKQAAGEGITVRCLQREDGTVPDNLDEPNLVTFLARSY, encoded by the coding sequence ATGGCACGTGTGCTCACTTTGCAAGGGGAGGACTTCCCTCGCTGGTACCAGGATGTCGTTGCGAAGGCCGAGTTGGCCGAGAACGGCCCGGCGAAGGGCCAGCAGGTCATTCGGCCGGCGGGCTTTGCCCTCTGGGAGCGCATGGTCGAAGAGGTCGACGCGCGCATCAAGAGCACTGACACCGACAACGCGTCGTTTCCCCTCCTGATCCCGCAGTCTTATCTGAGCCGGGAGGCCGAACACGTTGAGGGATTCGCGCCGGAGTGTTGGACCGTCACTCATGCCGGTGGTAAGGAGCTGGAGGAGCACTTGGTGGTGCGCCCCACCTCAGAGACCGTTATCGGCGAGTACATGGCCAAATGGGTCAAGTCCTATCGTGACCTGCCTTTGAAGCTCAATCAGTGGGCGAATGTGATGCGCTACGAAATGCGTACTCGCCTGTTTTTGCGTTCCTCTGAGTTCTTGTGGCAAGAGGGGCACACCGTGCATGAGTCCTACGAGGACGCGCACGAGTTCACCCTGCATATCTTGCATGAGGTCTACCGAGATTTCATGGAGAACGTGCTGGCCTTGCCGATTCTGGCCGGGATCAAGACCGTTGAGGAACGATTCGCGGGCGCATTGAACACCTTCACTTGTGAGGCCATCATGCGCGACCACAAGGCGCTGCAAATGGGAACCTCACATGAGTTGGGGCAGAACTTCGCAAAGGCGTTCGGGATTCAATACCTGGGCTCTGATGGCAAGCAGCATCACGGGTGGACGACCTCATGGGGTACCTCGACCCGTATGGTTGGCGGCTTGATCATGGGGCATGGCGATGACGCTGGTCTGCGGGTGCCGCCGAAACTGGCCCCGATCCAGGCCTACGTCATGGTGGTGAAGGATGATGCGGCCACCGTTGAGGCCGCCGAGAAGATCCACGCGGAACTGAAGGCCGCCGGGATTCGTTCCCGCCTCGACAAGCGCGGTGACGTGGCGTTTGGCCGCCGCGCGGTCGACGCTGAGTTGAAAGGCTACCCGGTACGGGTGGAGATCGGCCCGCGTGACCTGGCGAAGAACGAGGTCACCATCGCCCGCCGCATCGGCGAGGTCGGCAAGACCTCGGTGAGTATCGACGGCGTGTCCAAGGCCGTGGCCGAGGCGCTTGAACTGGGCCAGCAGGCTCTCTTCGACGAGGCGCAGGCGCGCCTGGACTCCTGCACCAAGGAAGTGAGCACCTTGGCCGAAGCCATCGAGGCCGCTCAAAGCGGCGTGGCAAAGGTGCCGTGGGACTTGGTCGGAGTTGAGGGTGAGAAGCAGGCCGCCGGTGAGGGCATCACCGTGCGCTGCCTGCAACGGGAGGATGGAACCGTTCCCGACAACCTTGACGAACCCAACCTGGTGACCTTTCTGGCCCGCTCCTACTAG
- the rpsP gene encoding 30S ribosomal protein S16, whose protein sequence is MAVKIRLTRMGKIRTPQYRIVVVDSRKKRDGKYLESVGIYHPKENPSRIELKQERVEHWLKVGAQPSDAVKSILCKTGDWQKFKGLPAPSKPLQVAEPKPNRNELYEAEIRAAGIDPEAKLAEAEEAAKKSGGAKRPAKNDKKKDTKSSAKAEKADKPVETNAKVDEGAAADVDTTKAEIAEAASDDADKKE, encoded by the coding sequence GTGGCAGTAAAAATTCGCCTCACGCGAATGGGGAAAATCCGCACCCCCCAGTACCGCATTGTGGTCGTGGACTCGCGCAAGAAGCGCGACGGTAAGTACCTGGAAAGCGTCGGTATCTACCACCCGAAGGAGAACCCTTCGCGGATCGAACTCAAGCAGGAGCGAGTCGAGCACTGGCTGAAGGTCGGCGCTCAGCCGTCCGACGCGGTCAAGAGCATCCTGTGCAAGACGGGGGACTGGCAGAAGTTCAAGGGCCTCCCGGCTCCGTCGAAGCCACTGCAGGTGGCCGAGCCGAAGCCGAACCGCAACGAGCTGTACGAAGCCGAGATTCGGGCCGCCGGTATTGACCCGGAAGCCAAACTCGCCGAGGCCGAAGAAGCCGCGAAGAAGAGCGGTGGCGCGAAGCGTCCGGCCAAGAACGACAAGAAGAAGGACACCAAGTCTTCTGCGAAGGCCGAAAAGGCTGACAAGCCGGTGGAAACCAACGCTAAGGTCGATGAAGGTGCCGCTGCGGACGTTGACACCACAAAGGCTGAGATTGCCGAAGCGGCTAGCGACGACGCCGACAAGAAGGAGTAG
- a CDS encoding RNA-binding protein — protein sequence MLRPALEHLVKGIVDHPDDVRVRLVDSRRGKRLEVRVNPDDLGTVIGRGGRTVNALRQVVGSIGGRGVRVEIVD from the coding sequence GTGTTGCGACCAGCGCTTGAACATCTCGTAAAAGGCATCGTTGACCATCCCGACGATGTTCGGGTTCGGCTGGTTGACTCCCGCCGTGGCAAGCGTCTCGAGGTCCGGGTCAACCCCGATGACCTCGGAACGGTGATCGGTCGTGGTGGCCGCACCGTAAACGCGCTGCGTCAGGTCGTCGGATCTATCGGTGGCCGTGGGGTTCGCGTCGAAATCGTCGACTAG
- the rimM gene encoding ribosome maturation factor RimM (Essential for efficient processing of 16S rRNA): protein MTQVVVGRIVRPHGVRGHVVVDVRTDEPERRFQPDTVFHSAKGNLTASEVRWHQGRPMLKLLGVNDRNAAEELRGVELSMDLGEADYDLDEDEFRDQDLIGLLVCDYGPDGEAEEPNEVGTVSRVDHAPAHDLLVVKRRGSSPALIPFVADMVDEIDLEAEVIRVSLPEGLLEL, encoded by the coding sequence ATGACCCAGGTGGTAGTGGGCCGCATCGTGCGCCCCCATGGGGTTCGGGGGCACGTGGTCGTTGACGTGCGCACCGACGAACCCGAACGCCGATTCCAGCCCGACACCGTCTTTCACAGCGCCAAGGGCAATCTGACCGCTAGTGAGGTGCGCTGGCATCAAGGTCGACCAATGCTGAAACTCCTGGGCGTCAACGATCGCAATGCCGCCGAGGAACTGCGCGGTGTCGAGTTGTCGATGGATCTAGGTGAGGCCGACTATGACCTGGATGAGGACGAATTTCGTGACCAGGATCTGATCGGGTTGCTGGTATGTGACTATGGGCCCGATGGGGAAGCCGAAGAACCCAATGAGGTGGGGACGGTCTCCCGAGTCGACCACGCGCCCGCCCATGACTTGTTGGTGGTCAAACGGCGCGGGAGTTCTCCGGCGCTGATCCCGTTCGTGGCCGACATGGTTGACGAGATCGATCTCGAAGCAGAGGTCATTCGGGTGAGTTTGCCCGAAGGACTGTTGGAACTGTAA
- the trmD gene encoding tRNA (guanosine(37)-N1)-methyltransferase TrmD → MRIDVVTVFPEYLQPLELSLIGKARQRGTLDLTVHDLRTWTHDVHRTVDDSPAGGGAGMIMRPEPWGECFDQLLARPTADASAPLLLVPSPAGAVFDQAMAEELATEDWLLFACGRYEGIDQRVLDHAATRMRVREVSLGDYVLFGGEVAVLAMVEAVTRLLPGVLGNAESLREESHTGGLLEAPMYTKPATWRGLEVPQVLLSGHHAKIARWRRDQSLLRTLRQRPDLIDRLDSSQLDKGDRELLEGAGCDLPDTDVAE, encoded by the coding sequence ATGCGCATCGATGTTGTCACCGTATTCCCCGAGTATCTCCAACCCCTCGAGCTGTCGCTGATTGGAAAGGCCCGTCAGCGCGGGACCCTCGACCTGACGGTCCATGACCTGCGGACCTGGACCCACGATGTACACCGCACTGTCGACGACAGTCCCGCCGGGGGCGGAGCGGGCATGATCATGCGTCCCGAACCGTGGGGGGAATGCTTCGACCAACTACTCGCGCGACCCACTGCTGATGCGTCTGCTCCTTTGCTGCTGGTACCCAGCCCGGCCGGAGCGGTGTTCGACCAAGCCATGGCCGAAGAACTTGCCACCGAGGACTGGTTGTTGTTCGCCTGCGGACGCTACGAGGGAATCGATCAGCGAGTGTTGGACCATGCCGCGACTCGAATGCGGGTGCGAGAGGTTTCGCTGGGTGATTACGTCCTCTTCGGGGGAGAGGTCGCGGTGTTGGCGATGGTGGAGGCGGTGACCAGGCTGCTGCCCGGAGTCCTAGGGAATGCCGAGAGCCTGCGAGAAGAGTCACATACCGGTGGTTTGTTGGAAGCGCCGATGTATACCAAGCCCGCCACGTGGCGGGGGCTGGAAGTTCCGCAGGTGTTGCTGTCGGGACATCACGCGAAGATTGCTCGGTGGCGGCGTGACCAGTCATTGTTGCGGACCTTGCGGCAGCGTCCGGATCTGATAGACCGGCTGGATTCCTCCCAGCTGGACAAGGGTGACCGGGAGCTACTTGAGGGGGCCGGGTGCGACCTCCCGGATACCGATGTGGCAGAGTAG
- the rplS gene encoding 50S ribosomal protein L19: MNILDELNAASMRADVPDFRPGDTLKVHVRVVEGSRSRIQVFQGVVIRRQGAGISETFTVRKLSFGVGIERTFPVHGPMIDKIEVATRGRVRRAKLYYIRDLRGKAAKIKERR, from the coding sequence ATGAACATTCTGGATGAGCTTAACGCTGCTTCCATGCGGGCGGACGTCCCCGACTTCCGGCCCGGAGACACGCTCAAGGTACACGTGCGCGTCGTCGAAGGTTCCCGGTCTCGTATCCAGGTTTTCCAGGGCGTGGTTATTCGCCGCCAGGGAGCCGGAATTTCGGAAACCTTTACTGTCCGCAAGCTGAGCTTCGGCGTTGGCATCGAGCGTACCTTCCCGGTTCACGGCCCGATGATCGACAAGATCGAGGTTGCTACTCGCGGTAGGGTGCGTCGCGCCAAGCTGTACTACATTCGTGATCTGCGTGGCAAGGCAGCCAAGATCAAGGAGCGTCGCTAG
- the lepB gene encoding signal peptidase I, producing MSLWVEIPLLLLVAFCAAVLVRTFLLQAFHIPSGSMEETLQIGDRVLVVKLTDQLRPPQRGEVVVFRGTDQWDPEWRHAQDGNFVGDLGRGVADLVGFGQPDEKDFIKRIIAVGGDTVECCDPEGRVMVNGVPLEEDYVYDDAPLDLEPGTCHARRFDPVEVPEGHLFMLGDHRGDSQDSRCQGPVPIDNVIGRAVHVVWPADRTGPLEIPDTFEQFK from the coding sequence ATGTCGCTGTGGGTGGAAATCCCGCTGTTGCTGTTGGTCGCATTTTGTGCGGCAGTACTGGTGCGCACGTTCCTCCTACAGGCCTTTCACATTCCCTCCGGGTCGATGGAGGAGACGTTGCAGATTGGAGACCGCGTGCTGGTCGTGAAACTCACCGATCAGCTGCGTCCGCCACAGCGAGGCGAAGTCGTGGTGTTTCGTGGGACCGACCAATGGGACCCCGAATGGCGGCATGCGCAAGACGGGAACTTCGTGGGAGACCTGGGGCGTGGAGTCGCGGATCTGGTGGGGTTTGGACAACCCGACGAAAAAGACTTCATCAAGCGCATCATCGCCGTCGGCGGTGACACCGTCGAATGCTGCGACCCTGAGGGGCGGGTGATGGTCAATGGAGTGCCGCTTGAGGAAGACTATGTCTACGATGACGCTCCGTTGGATCTGGAACCGGGCACGTGTCACGCCCGGCGGTTCGACCCGGTGGAGGTTCCGGAAGGCCATTTGTTCATGTTGGGAGACCACCGAGGCGATTCGCAGGATTCGCGGTGCCAGGGGCCGGTACCCATCGACAATGTGATCGGCCGGGCGGTGCACGTGGTGTGGCCCGCGGACCGGACGGGGCCGCTGGAAATTCCTGACACGTTCGAACAGTTCAAGTAG
- the lepB gene encoding signal peptidase I: protein MPILLGVAIVVALLVRTFVIQTYYIPSGSMENTLQLNDRVLANKLVYHFSEPSRGDVVVFEAPVSWRSNLDDKDFIKRIIAVGGDHIQCCDDQGRILVNGLPLEEDSYLFTDASGATVAPSADDFDLIVPEGRVWVMGDHRNHSGDSRERYVRSGGDPYESTIDIDDVVGKSFLLYWPLGNFGWMGTPETYDQVPDPA from the coding sequence TTGCCCATCCTTTTGGGTGTGGCGATCGTGGTCGCGTTGCTCGTGCGTACGTTTGTGATACAGACGTACTACATTCCTTCTGGGTCGATGGAGAACACCCTTCAGCTCAACGACCGGGTGCTGGCCAATAAGCTCGTCTACCACTTCTCCGAGCCCTCGCGCGGCGATGTGGTCGTCTTCGAAGCCCCCGTGTCGTGGCGATCGAACCTAGACGACAAGGACTTCATCAAGCGCATCATCGCCGTGGGCGGCGACCACATCCAATGTTGCGACGACCAGGGTCGCATTTTGGTCAATGGGCTGCCACTGGAGGAAGACTCCTACCTGTTCACAGACGCCTCCGGGGCCACCGTGGCTCCCTCGGCCGACGATTTCGATCTCATCGTCCCCGAGGGCCGGGTGTGGGTCATGGGAGATCATCGCAACCACTCTGGTGACTCACGTGAACGCTACGTGCGATCCGGCGGCGACCCCTACGAATCGACGATCGACATCGACGACGTCGTGGGGAAATCGTTCCTGCTGTACTGGCCACTGGGCAATTTCGGTTGGATGGGCACACCCGAAACCTACGACCAGGTTCCCGACCCCGCCTGA
- a CDS encoding ribonuclease HII gives MLRPRPHPVRLSGGMRTLESALSRRGLGPVAGVDEAGRGACAGPLVVAAVVLPQTSGFTDLNDSKVLSPSHRNQLYEQLRRSRAHISVVTIPPADIDRLGVGECNLAGMRRAVATLPVTPGYALTDGFAVRGMPVSSLGVIKGDATAACVAAASIIAKVERDRLMEALASRYPQYGFADHKGYGTASHQQILAERGPTPEHRRSYANVAEAVGDGLPKPVTSQ, from the coding sequence ATGCTGCGACCCCGACCTCACCCCGTCCGCCTCAGCGGCGGCATGCGGACGCTAGAGAGCGCCCTGAGCCGCCGCGGGCTCGGTCCGGTAGCCGGAGTCGACGAAGCCGGCCGTGGCGCCTGCGCGGGCCCGCTCGTCGTCGCGGCGGTCGTCCTCCCGCAGACATCAGGCTTCACTGACCTCAATGACTCGAAGGTTCTGAGCCCAAGCCACCGCAACCAACTGTACGAACAGCTGCGCCGCTCCCGCGCCCACATTTCCGTTGTCACAATCCCGCCAGCGGACATCGACCGACTCGGAGTGGGAGAATGCAACCTGGCGGGAATGCGCCGAGCCGTAGCCACCCTCCCTGTAACTCCTGGTTACGCGCTTACTGACGGGTTTGCGGTACGAGGTATGCCCGTGTCCAGTCTCGGAGTGATCAAAGGCGACGCCACCGCCGCCTGCGTTGCGGCGGCGAGCATAATCGCTAAAGTCGAACGTGACCGTTTGATGGAGGCGCTGGCTAGCCGTTACCCTCAGTATGGTTTTGCAGACCACAAGGGCTACGGAACGGCATCGCACCAGCAAATACTGGCTGAGCGGGGACCGACGCCGGAGCACCGTAGGTCGTACGCGAACGTTGCCGAAGCAGTGGGAGACGGGCTGCCTAAGCCCGTGACCAGTCAATAG
- a CDS encoding DUF2469 domain-containing protein: MSAEDLEKYETEMELQLYREYRDIVRQFSYVVETERRFYLANQVEVHVRNTDGETYFETEMTDAWVWDMYRPARFVKNVRVLTFKDVNVEELEKPDMTLPLKDLL; encoded by the coding sequence TTGAGCGCTGAGGATCTCGAAAAGTACGAGACCGAGATGGAGCTACAGCTGTACCGTGAGTACCGCGATATAGTGCGGCAGTTCTCCTATGTGGTGGAGACGGAACGGCGTTTCTACCTGGCCAACCAGGTAGAGGTCCACGTCCGTAACACTGATGGTGAGACGTACTTTGAAACGGAAATGACCGACGCATGGGTATGGGACATGTACCGCCCTGCCCGGTTTGTCAAGAACGTGCGAGTGCTGACGTTTAAGGATGTGAATGTCGAGGAGCTTGAGAAGCCCGACATGACCTTGCCGTTAAAGGACCTGCTGTAG